From Novipirellula caenicola, the proteins below share one genomic window:
- a CDS encoding DUF1571 domain-containing protein, whose product MKMQRRHFVALLGSLSVTGVLGTQNTFAEDPQLVEPIHRVANAASVTSKPMIAQHPLDRALDMAQDALAHCRANVNDYTAILVKRERVGDTLGDYEYMYAKVRNRKTNGGQITQPLSVYLGFLKPSSVKGREVLYVENQNDGYLVAHEGGFKGKFLPTVTIPVDGMLAMRGQRYPMTEIGIENLIVKLIERGQQAKQCPDVTCEFRKNARIKDRTCTVLHVTQPTRTPGAEFHQAQIFIDDELNLPIRYVAYDWPKRQGAPLEVIEEYTYLDLNVNVGLSNADFDQYNSAYNFHSK is encoded by the coding sequence ATGAAAATGCAACGCCGCCATTTTGTCGCCCTGCTTGGTTCACTTTCGGTTACGGGAGTGTTGGGAACGCAAAACACTTTTGCCGAAGACCCGCAGCTCGTTGAACCCATCCACCGCGTTGCCAACGCGGCCAGCGTCACATCCAAGCCGATGATCGCCCAGCACCCGCTGGACCGAGCGCTGGACATGGCCCAAGACGCATTGGCCCATTGCCGTGCGAACGTCAACGACTACACCGCGATCTTGGTCAAACGAGAGCGTGTCGGAGATACGCTCGGCGATTATGAATACATGTATGCGAAGGTTCGCAATCGCAAAACCAATGGCGGCCAAATCACGCAGCCGCTAAGCGTTTATCTCGGCTTTTTGAAACCAAGTTCGGTCAAGGGCCGCGAGGTCCTGTACGTCGAGAACCAAAACGATGGTTACCTCGTCGCTCACGAGGGTGGATTCAAAGGCAAGTTCTTGCCCACCGTGACGATCCCCGTTGACGGCATGTTGGCGATGCGAGGACAGCGCTACCCGATGACCGAAATCGGCATCGAAAACCTGATCGTCAAGCTGATTGAACGAGGCCAACAAGCCAAACAGTGCCCCGATGTCACTTGCGAATTCCGCAAAAACGCACGGATCAAAGACCGAACTTGTACGGTGCTGCATGTGACCCAGCCAACCCGAACTCCGGGTGCTGAGTTCCATCAAGCTCAGATCTTTATCGACGACGAGCTGAACTTGCCGATTCGTTATGTGGCCTACGATTGGCCAAAACGTCAGGGCGCTCCGTTGGAAGTGATCGAAGAGTACACCTACCTCGATCTGAACGTGAACGTCGGTCTCAGCAATGCTGACTTTGACCAGTACAACTCGGCGTACAATTTCCACTCGAAATAA
- the recR gene encoding recombination mediator RecR, whose product MSNHAGAVSELVEQLGRLPGIGRKSAERLAFHLLRVSEHEALGLADAIRRVRKDVRYCSACFNLSETELCAICSDPNRDHTRLCVVEQPRDLMSLEQSSAYRGVYHVLLGRIAPLDGIGPDQLTIDPLVERVRKGNFVEVIMATNPTVEGDGTSLYISNLLSEYPVEVTRLARGITAGSVLEYANREMIADALTGRQKL is encoded by the coding sequence ATGAGCAATCATGCCGGCGCCGTATCGGAATTGGTGGAACAATTAGGCCGTTTACCGGGAATCGGACGCAAAAGCGCCGAACGTTTGGCGTTCCACCTGCTACGGGTCAGCGAGCACGAGGCACTCGGACTGGCCGATGCGATTCGGCGAGTTCGCAAGGACGTTCGCTACTGCTCGGCATGCTTCAATTTGTCCGAAACCGAACTCTGTGCGATCTGCTCGGATCCCAACCGCGACCACACCCGGCTGTGTGTCGTCGAACAGCCTCGTGATCTGATGAGCTTGGAACAATCCAGTGCGTATCGAGGTGTGTATCACGTATTGCTAGGCCGGATCGCTCCGCTGGACGGGATCGGCCCTGATCAATTGACCATCGATCCGCTGGTCGAACGTGTCCGCAAAGGGAACTTTGTCGAAGTCATCATGGCGACCAACCCGACGGTCGAGGGGGACGGCACCTCCCTTTACATTTCGAATTTGTTGAGTGAATATCCGGTAGAAGTCACCCGGTTGGCCCGGGGAATCACGGCCGGAAGCGTGTTGGAATATGCCAATCGCGAAATGATCGCGGACGCATTGACGGGCCGGCAAAAACTATAG
- a CDS encoding DUF1552 domain-containing protein: MNLRIDRRRILRSTGIAMSLPLLQTFSTTSAGAADPLGTATDPSNGDIRRMLMICAPLGIHTPNLFPKSAGQQYEVTPYLEPLQKVRNKVSIVSGLMHPDVDGGHAAEKSFLTGAAHPGQPSFQNTISVDQYAAEQIGHRTRFGSLVLAANRSSLSFTRSGVQIPAESRPSRLFAKLFLDGNKDEKAAQMRRIEDGQSVMDLVLEQTHKVQREVGREDNQTLDQYFSSVRELEVRLVQAAEWSKRPKPTVDRKPPTDITDRADFTGTMQLMYDMIFLAIQTDSTRLITMIGAGGNEVVALEGVDDGWHNLSHHGRDPNKIEMLSIIETEEMRLFAELLQKLDAVREGDNTLLDQTAILLGSNLGNASSHSNTDLPIIAAGGHFRHGQHLAFDPGSPPPLCNLFVSYLQHLGLETDRFSSGTSTLTGLG, from the coding sequence ATGAACCTCCGCATTGATCGCCGACGAATCTTACGATCCACCGGCATCGCGATGTCGCTGCCGCTGCTGCAGACGTTCTCGACAACCTCCGCTGGGGCAGCTGATCCTCTCGGCACGGCGACCGACCCGAGCAACGGCGATATCCGCCGCATGCTGATGATTTGTGCTCCGCTAGGAATCCACACCCCCAACTTATTTCCCAAATCAGCGGGTCAGCAATACGAGGTCACTCCGTACTTGGAGCCTCTACAAAAGGTTCGCAACAAGGTTTCGATCGTGTCCGGTTTGATGCATCCCGATGTCGACGGAGGTCACGCGGCGGAGAAGAGTTTTTTGACCGGCGCCGCCCACCCCGGCCAACCTAGTTTTCAAAACACCATTTCGGTCGACCAATATGCGGCGGAACAAATTGGCCACCGCACGCGATTTGGTTCGTTGGTGTTGGCGGCGAATCGATCGAGTCTTTCGTTCACGCGATCGGGTGTGCAAATCCCCGCCGAATCGCGTCCGTCACGACTATTTGCCAAACTGTTTCTCGATGGCAACAAGGACGAGAAGGCCGCTCAGATGCGGCGAATCGAAGATGGCCAGAGTGTGATGGACCTTGTTTTGGAGCAAACACACAAAGTCCAGCGTGAAGTGGGTCGCGAAGACAACCAAACCTTGGATCAATACTTTTCCAGCGTCCGAGAGCTCGAAGTCCGGCTCGTGCAAGCGGCCGAGTGGTCGAAACGTCCCAAACCCACCGTCGATCGCAAGCCGCCGACCGACATCACCGATCGCGCCGACTTTACCGGCACGATGCAATTGATGTACGACATGATTTTCCTGGCCATCCAAACCGATTCCACGCGGTTAATCACCATGATTGGTGCCGGCGGCAACGAAGTGGTCGCACTGGAGGGCGTCGACGACGGATGGCACAACCTAAGCCATCACGGTCGTGATCCCAATAAGATCGAAATGTTATCGATCATTGAGACAGAAGAGATGCGGCTGTTTGCCGAACTGCTGCAAAAACTCGATGCAGTTCGCGAAGGCGACAACACACTGTTGGATCAAACGGCGATCCTGTTGGGATCGAACCTCGGAAACGCATCGAGCCACAGCAATACAGATTTACCGATCATTGCCGCAGGAGGCCATTTCAGACATGGGCAACATCTCGCCTTTGACCCCGGTTCGCCGCCCCCGCTTTGCAACTTGTTCGTCAGCTACCTGCAACACCTCGGCCTCGAAACCGATCGTTTCTCCAGTGGCACCAGCACCCTGACTGGCCTTGGGTAG
- the rpoN gene encoding RNA polymerase factor sigma-54, whose amino-acid sequence MRMSMGLQARQMQVQKLAPRMIQSMEILQLPTLALQERIEQEMNENPLLEQQDVDPTEPDRLDDDAPSADTRSEDEKELVVDNDHDNQDDFERLEKMVNDLPSTFDDSFRRSSNRMQDDADRRHDLMANAQSRPESLNDFLLHQLAEMDIDDRVEKLAERIISTLDARDGGYLRTPLVDLLSAGHTEEDLHLAEKALGIVQSLEPAGIAARDLSECLLNQLSPAIPHYEEMKILIRSHLVDLAENRLPQIAKKTNFTIEQIQEIREELHMLNPKPGAAFMETYVPNVTPDIILEQDEEGEYKVRLDDDRVPTLFISDYYRSRLQDPNSTTEEREFIKQKISSAQWLIDSIEQRRSTLTKVAEAIVEHQKKFLDEGPEAIEPLKMQQIADKVGVHVTTVSRAVDDKWIQTPRGILPLKRFFVGGTQTEDGDDVAWDTIRLKLQELIDKEDKSNPYSDEQLVDELKKASMTVARRTVTKYRKRMGIPSSRQRRDWSLVKK is encoded by the coding sequence ATGCGGATGTCGATGGGTCTTCAGGCCCGGCAAATGCAGGTTCAGAAGTTGGCACCGCGGATGATCCAGTCGATGGAGATTCTGCAGCTGCCGACGCTGGCTTTGCAGGAGCGTATTGAGCAGGAGATGAATGAAAATCCGCTGCTCGAACAACAAGATGTCGACCCCACCGAGCCCGATCGATTAGACGATGATGCTCCGTCGGCCGATACGCGAAGCGAAGACGAGAAAGAATTGGTGGTCGACAATGACCATGACAACCAAGACGATTTCGAACGCTTGGAGAAGATGGTCAATGATCTTCCCAGCACGTTTGATGACTCGTTCCGCCGCTCGTCCAACCGCATGCAGGACGATGCCGATCGACGCCACGATTTGATGGCCAATGCCCAATCTCGTCCGGAATCGCTGAACGATTTCTTGCTTCATCAATTGGCCGAGATGGACATTGATGATCGTGTCGAAAAGCTGGCCGAACGGATCATCAGCACGCTCGACGCACGTGACGGTGGCTACCTTCGCACCCCGTTGGTTGATTTGTTGTCAGCCGGCCACACCGAAGAAGACCTGCACCTGGCCGAAAAGGCGCTTGGTATCGTGCAATCGCTTGAACCCGCTGGAATCGCGGCTCGTGACTTGAGCGAATGCCTGCTGAATCAACTTTCTCCTGCGATTCCTCATTACGAGGAAATGAAGATCTTGATTCGCTCGCACCTAGTCGATTTGGCCGAGAACCGGTTGCCACAAATCGCCAAGAAAACGAATTTCACGATCGAGCAGATCCAAGAAATCCGTGAAGAGCTGCATATGCTCAACCCAAAACCGGGCGCGGCGTTCATGGAAACCTACGTTCCCAACGTCACCCCCGATATCATCCTGGAACAAGACGAAGAAGGCGAATACAAAGTCCGGCTCGATGATGACCGCGTTCCTACGCTGTTCATCAGCGACTACTACCGTAGCCGACTGCAGGACCCCAACAGCACAACGGAAGAACGTGAGTTCATCAAACAGAAGATCAGCAGTGCACAGTGGCTGATCGACTCGATCGAACAGCGACGCAGCACGTTGACCAAAGTCGCTGAAGCAATCGTCGAGCATCAAAAGAAGTTTCTTGACGAAGGCCCCGAGGCGATCGAACCGCTGAAGATGCAACAGATTGCCGACAAAGTGGGCGTCCACGTGACGACCGTGAGTCGTGCGGTTGATGATAAATGGATCCAAACCCCGCGTGGCATTCTGCCGTTGAAACGATTCTTCGTCGGAGGAACGCAAACCGAAGATGGCGACGATGTTGCTTGGGATACGATTCGCTTGAAGCTGCAAGAATTGATCGACAAGGAAGACAAGAGCAATCCTTACAGCGACGAGCAACTTGTCGATGAGCTGAAAAAGGCGAGCATGACCGTTGCCCGCCGTACGGTAACAAAATACCGAAAACGGATGGGAATCCCCAGCAGCCGCCAGCGACGCGATTGGTCACTTGTTAAAAAGTAG
- a CDS encoding ABC transporter ATP-binding protein, translated as MIATTYQATSYAGPMIELNSLCRTFGTTHAVDNVSFAVPRGSVFGYIGPNGAGKTTSMRILSTLELPTSGEAYIEGLSSVNDPDRVRGRLGFMPDGFGTYSDTNCIEYLDFFARSYGLVGRERIRRLRWVIDFTGLRPLATKPMRGLSKGMRQRLCLGRALIHDPPVLVLDEPAAGLDPRARIELRQIIRSLAAEGKTILISSHILTELAEMCDRVGIIERGRLLATGTVSEIRRTLQPHREILVRVAADADQAAELISQHAQTKDVKRVESIIRFSIEDGDAPQIEILRLLCDARVDVLEYSPCDHSLEDVFLQVTKGHVQ; from the coding sequence ATGATCGCGACCACTTACCAGGCAACATCGTATGCAGGACCGATGATCGAACTGAATTCGTTGTGCCGCACGTTTGGAACCACCCACGCGGTTGACAATGTTTCGTTTGCGGTCCCCAGAGGCAGCGTGTTTGGCTATATCGGTCCTAACGGAGCGGGAAAAACGACCAGCATGCGAATCTTGTCGACGTTGGAACTGCCGACATCAGGCGAAGCGTATATCGAAGGCCTCTCGAGCGTCAACGATCCCGATCGTGTGCGTGGCCGTTTGGGGTTCATGCCCGATGGATTTGGAACCTATAGCGACACGAACTGTATCGAATACCTGGATTTCTTTGCCCGTTCGTACGGTTTGGTCGGTCGCGAGCGAATTCGTCGATTGCGGTGGGTGATCGATTTTACGGGGCTGCGTCCGCTGGCGACCAAGCCAATGCGAGGGTTGAGCAAGGGGATGCGTCAACGGCTGTGCTTGGGACGCGCCCTGATCCACGACCCTCCGGTGCTTGTCCTTGACGAACCCGCAGCGGGGTTGGACCCGCGAGCGAGAATTGAGCTGCGTCAAATCATCCGCTCGCTCGCCGCAGAGGGCAAAACGATTTTGATCAGCAGCCATATTTTGACCGAACTTGCCGAGATGTGCGACCGCGTGGGGATCATCGAGCGTGGACGATTGCTTGCGACCGGAACCGTCAGTGAAATCCGCCGCACGCTGCAGCCGCATCGCGAAATTTTAGTGCGTGTCGCGGCTGACGCCGATCAGGCGGCTGAACTGATCTCGCAACATGCACAAACCAAAGATGTGAAGAGGGTTGAATCGATCATTCGATTTTCGATCGAAGATGGTGACGCACCGCAAATCGAGATCCTCCGACTGCTCTGTGACGCTCGCGTCGACGTGCTCGAGTATTCGCCGTGCGACCACTCGTTGGAAGATGTTTTCTTGCAAGTCACGAAGGGACATGTGCAATGA
- a CDS encoding YbaB/EbfC family nucleoid-associated protein, with amino-acid sequence MFKGLGNLGNIASMIGSFQQLPEKMQQLNDQMKVATVTGTASETDVTVLMNGLGHVQSVQIRGEYSSEVIESSVLEATNQAGAAAKQLYADGISQMVADMDINIPGLDGILANLTGGG; translated from the coding sequence ATGTTCAAAGGACTTGGCAATCTCGGCAATATTGCGTCGATGATAGGATCCTTCCAACAGCTGCCTGAAAAGATGCAGCAGCTCAATGACCAGATGAAAGTCGCGACGGTCACGGGAACGGCATCCGAAACCGACGTCACCGTCTTGATGAACGGGCTTGGGCATGTTCAATCGGTGCAAATTCGCGGCGAGTATTCCAGCGAGGTGATTGAGAGCTCGGTGCTTGAAGCGACCAACCAGGCGGGGGCTGCAGCAAAGCAGCTTTACGCCGACGGCATTTCCCAGATGGTTGCCGACATGGACATCAACATCCCCGGACTCGATGGGATTTTGGCAAACTTGACGGGAGGCGGTTGA
- a CDS encoding DUF1592 domain-containing protein encodes MSHPFRSLLLLVSLTMGLAAANAAPPADSLATETASAPELQLDAFVEQHCIECHSGSEAESGIRLDALTASSTWQADLATWSRVVDVLQHGEMPPPDSPRPDPAATSAAIEHIVGRVARSGSEPPLSLRRMNRREYENTIHDLLEIDVPLVDLLPEDQSVQGFDNVADGLSISSVLLEQYLQAADVAFDAVIRRIKPLPAETRHVEMMQVRENIDSVKKKKGGTIEVENSFVKFTPGWPPARLDAVHPIEDGVYRCRVAVWPHDPGDRTLSVAIYTGSLFGPETRKFIGIYDVTGTPTNPRVIQFTTAMDEGHSIHIVPRIWPEHVTWRDKHESRPGVGIAWAETHGPIDQSFPSEAQQRLFGNPDSITMVPEQSVYMRHRKGVQRHVVASSQPEDDAERIIRNLVPRAFRRPVNESEIEPFVRLTLDRLQSGRTFEQAVRAGVTAVLCSPQFLLINRDPSVDSYTIASRMSYFLWSTMPDDRLLELAASDRLRDPRIRQAEAERMMRDAKIQRFVENFTGQWLDLRDIEFTTPDGKLYPEYDPLLVEAMLGETRHFFAHVLQEDLSVANFIDSDFTFLNERIAKHYGIQGIKGNETFQRVQLPPDSVRGGVLTHASVLKVTANGTTTSPVLRGNWVLTNLLGRTVPPPPPGVAAVEPDIRGATTIREQLSKHASVDSCASCHKRIDPAGFALEHFDPIGGERTWYRSLGEGEKIPDKRISYRKGPSVETASQFADGRAFDDFNQFRECLLQDQTSITRAITSKLCVYALGRRITLADRRDIDAIVSQAKQNDHGLRSLILEIVASDLFLQP; translated from the coding sequence ATGTCCCACCCTTTCCGCTCTCTGTTGCTGCTGGTCTCGCTCACCATGGGACTTGCCGCCGCCAATGCTGCTCCGCCTGCCGATTCTTTGGCAACGGAAACCGCATCGGCACCCGAGCTTCAGCTCGATGCGTTCGTCGAGCAACACTGTATCGAGTGCCACAGCGGATCGGAAGCGGAATCCGGCATACGGCTTGATGCGTTGACGGCGTCCTCGACGTGGCAAGCCGATTTAGCGACGTGGTCTCGCGTGGTCGACGTACTCCAGCACGGCGAAATGCCGCCCCCCGATTCGCCCCGTCCTGATCCAGCGGCGACCTCTGCAGCGATCGAGCATATTGTCGGCCGTGTTGCCCGATCAGGATCAGAACCGCCACTCTCGCTGCGGCGAATGAATCGCCGCGAGTATGAAAACACGATTCACGATCTGTTGGAAATCGATGTGCCGCTTGTGGATCTGCTGCCCGAGGACCAGTCGGTGCAAGGATTTGACAATGTTGCCGATGGATTGAGCATTTCTTCGGTGCTGCTCGAGCAATACCTACAAGCCGCCGACGTTGCCTTTGACGCGGTCATCCGCCGAATCAAGCCACTACCTGCGGAAACGCGTCACGTCGAGATGATGCAGGTTCGCGAGAACATCGATTCGGTGAAAAAGAAAAAAGGGGGAACGATCGAAGTCGAGAATTCGTTCGTCAAATTCACTCCCGGTTGGCCTCCCGCCCGACTCGACGCGGTGCATCCGATCGAAGACGGTGTCTATCGCTGTCGGGTTGCCGTTTGGCCGCACGATCCTGGTGATCGAACGTTGTCGGTCGCCATCTATACGGGATCGCTGTTTGGCCCCGAAACTCGCAAATTCATTGGCATCTATGACGTCACCGGGACGCCGACGAACCCTCGCGTGATCCAGTTCACCACCGCGATGGACGAAGGGCACTCCATCCACATCGTGCCACGCATTTGGCCCGAGCACGTCACGTGGCGAGACAAACACGAGTCGCGTCCAGGCGTCGGCATCGCGTGGGCCGAAACGCATGGCCCGATCGACCAGAGCTTCCCTAGCGAAGCTCAACAACGGCTGTTCGGCAACCCCGACTCGATCACGATGGTCCCCGAGCAATCCGTCTACATGCGTCACCGCAAAGGGGTCCAGCGTCATGTGGTCGCGTCGTCGCAACCAGAGGACGATGCCGAGCGAATCATTCGCAACCTTGTGCCGCGTGCCTTTCGCCGTCCTGTCAATGAATCCGAGATCGAACCGTTCGTTCGTTTAACGCTCGATCGATTGCAGTCAGGTCGCACGTTTGAACAGGCGGTGCGAGCCGGCGTCACCGCCGTGTTATGCTCGCCGCAATTCTTGCTGATCAATCGCGATCCCAGTGTGGATAGCTACACGATCGCATCACGGATGTCCTATTTCTTATGGTCGACGATGCCCGACGATCGACTGCTTGAACTGGCGGCGTCGGACAGGCTACGCGATCCTAGAATTCGCCAGGCGGAAGCCGAGCGGATGATGCGTGACGCGAAGATCCAGCGATTCGTCGAGAATTTCACGGGGCAATGGCTCGATCTGCGGGACATCGAATTCACCACGCCCGATGGCAAACTATATCCCGAATATGACCCTCTTTTGGTCGAAGCGATGCTCGGCGAAACCCGCCACTTCTTTGCCCATGTTTTGCAAGAAGATCTCAGCGTCGCAAATTTCATTGACTCGGACTTTACCTTTTTGAATGAACGGATCGCGAAACATTACGGCATCCAGGGCATCAAGGGCAACGAAACGTTTCAGCGAGTGCAACTTCCACCCGACAGCGTTCGCGGCGGGGTGCTGACGCACGCCAGTGTGTTGAAGGTGACGGCCAATGGCACGACCACTTCACCCGTGCTCCGTGGCAATTGGGTCCTGACGAATTTGCTCGGTCGCACCGTACCGCCACCGCCGCCGGGCGTTGCCGCGGTGGAACCCGATATTCGTGGCGCCACGACGATCCGCGAACAGCTTAGCAAGCATGCATCCGTCGATTCCTGCGCAAGCTGCCACAAACGCATCGACCCTGCGGGCTTTGCTTTAGAACATTTTGATCCAATCGGCGGCGAGCGGACGTGGTATCGATCGCTCGGAGAGGGAGAAAAGATCCCCGACAAGCGAATCTCTTATCGCAAAGGCCCGTCAGTCGAAACCGCTTCCCAATTTGCCGACGGTCGCGCGTTCGACGACTTCAATCAGTTCCGCGAATGTTTGCTGCAAGACCAAACGTCGATCACGCGAGCGATCACAAGTAAGCTTTGCGTCTACGCATTAGGTCGCCGCATCACGCTTGCCGATCGCCGTGACATCGATGCAATCGTCAGCCAAGCCAAACAGAATGATCACGGTCTGCGTTCGCTGATTTTGGAAATCGTCGCGAGTGACTTGTTTCTGCAGCCCTGA
- a CDS encoding alkaline phosphatase D family protein, translating into MLYRTSFLATVLFLSSFGISADVLARSGPFHAQGEFAGEVTATSVLLQTRLTSVPGPTLDQNGDVPGAEGAVQFEYSQNADFDPSQKTAWLTADAKHDFVVRCAIKSLLPDTQYYYRVHIGTETKPMRTGPVREFKTLPAKDQATNVTFCMGSCMNYDSFIRGKSNGGGPVTATAEDKQLGYPVFASMSKLEPGFFVGTGDIVYYDKPNNAAAKQLPELRRKWHEQFRFPRLIEFFGKTPAYWSKDDHDFRFNDADMVGEKMPSPQSGIELFREQMPIHASEDRESPTYRTHRIGRDLQLWFTEGRDYRSPNRMEDGPDKSLWGKEQRQWLEASLQESDAAWKIIISPTPMVGPDDAYKKDNHTNLGGFRHEADSFFAWANEQGIDNLMVFCGDRHWQYHSIHPSGVEEFGCGALNDENSRRGVPPGSKRGTDPEGKIVQPYTYDEPTGGFLHVSVSPDQEKSKLQIQFHDDHGKLMYEVAKEQ; encoded by the coding sequence ATGTTGTACCGAACCTCTTTTTTAGCCACCGTACTGTTTCTATCGTCGTTTGGGATTTCTGCCGATGTCCTCGCTCGCTCGGGGCCATTTCATGCGCAAGGCGAATTCGCGGGCGAAGTGACCGCGACCTCGGTGCTGCTGCAGACGCGTTTGACGAGCGTGCCAGGACCGACGCTTGACCAAAACGGCGATGTCCCCGGAGCCGAAGGAGCTGTTCAGTTTGAGTATTCGCAGAACGCCGACTTCGATCCGTCGCAGAAAACAGCGTGGTTGACCGCCGACGCGAAGCATGACTTTGTCGTTCGCTGCGCGATCAAATCGTTGTTGCCCGATACCCAATATTACTACCGCGTTCACATCGGAACCGAGACCAAGCCGATGCGGACCGGTCCCGTACGTGAATTCAAGACGCTGCCCGCGAAGGATCAAGCGACCAACGTCACGTTTTGCATGGGCAGCTGCATGAATTACGATTCGTTCATTCGTGGAAAGTCCAACGGAGGCGGTCCGGTCACGGCGACTGCCGAGGACAAGCAGCTTGGTTATCCCGTGTTTGCTTCGATGAGCAAGCTCGAGCCTGGTTTCTTCGTCGGAACAGGAGATATCGTTTATTACGACAAACCCAATAACGCTGCGGCAAAGCAGTTGCCGGAGCTGCGACGAAAATGGCACGAGCAGTTTCGTTTCCCCCGGCTGATAGAATTCTTTGGCAAGACGCCTGCGTATTGGTCCAAAGATGATCACGATTTTCGATTCAATGATGCGGACATGGTGGGCGAAAAAATGCCCTCGCCGCAATCAGGGATCGAATTGTTCCGCGAACAGATGCCGATTCATGCATCCGAGGATCGCGAGTCGCCCACTTACCGAACGCACCGCATTGGTCGCGACTTGCAGTTGTGGTTCACCGAAGGCCGCGACTATCGCTCGCCCAATCGCATGGAAGATGGCCCGGATAAATCGCTGTGGGGAAAAGAACAACGTCAGTGGCTCGAAGCGTCACTACAGGAAAGTGACGCGGCGTGGAAAATCATCATTAGCCCCACGCCGATGGTCGGCCCGGACGACGCGTACAAGAAAGACAACCACACCAATCTCGGCGGGTTTCGTCACGAAGCCGACTCGTTTTTTGCTTGGGCAAACGAACAAGGGATTGATAATCTGATGGTGTTCTGTGGCGATCGCCATTGGCAATACCACAGTATCCATCCGAGCGGGGTGGAAGAGTTTGGCTGCGGAGCGCTGAACGATGAAAATTCACGCCGCGGCGTGCCACCGGGTTCAAAACGAGGCACCGATCCCGAAGGAAAAATTGTGCAGCCTTATACTTACGACGAACCGACTGGCGGATTTTTGCATGTCTCGGTCAGCCCAGATCAGGAGAAGTCGAAATTGCAAATTCAATTTCACGATGACCACGGCAAGCTGATGTACGAGGTCGCGAAAGAGCAATAA